From the genome of Thermaerobacter marianensis DSM 12885:
TCCCAGGGCCGCGGCGCCGCGCGCAGCCCTTATAATAGCGCAGTGACAGGCGGGAGGCAAGCCGCTGCAGGCGCCAGCCGCTGCGGAAAGGAGCAGGTCGCTGAGGGCCACCGTGGTGCCTGCGGACATCGCCGGGGCGTGGCGGTGAGCGCCCCTGCGTCCGGCCGTCTGGGCGCCGTCCGCCGCCCCGCGCGGCGGCGCGTTCGGCCCGCGGCACCGCACTGCGGTGGCCGGGCCCCTCCCCCCGTCCCCGAAGGAGGGATCCCGCTCCATGCCGGTTCTGCACGTGCTCTGGACCGCCGGCGATGTCGCCCGGCACCAGTTTGAGCCCGACGAAGCCGCCGTGGTCTTCGACGTGCTGCGCGCCACCACCACGATGACCGCCGCCCTGGCGGCCGGCGCCCGCGCCGTCGGCGCCGTGGCCGACCCGGAGGTCGCCTTCGCCCTCCGGGACCGGATCCAGCCGGCCCCCCTCCTGGCCGGAGAGGAGAACATGGTCCGTCGCCCCGGGTTCGATATGGGAAACTCCCCGCTGGAGATGGAACCCGGCCGCGTCCGGGATCGGATCGTCGTCCTGTGCACGACCAACGGCACGCGGGCAACTTCGGCCGCCCTGGCGGCCGGCTGCCGCCGGCTGCTGGCCGCATCCCTGCGCAACCGGACGGCCACCGCCCGCGCCCTCCTGGCCGGGCCCGAGCCGGCTCGCATCACATTGATCTGTGCGGGAACCAAGGGGGCGTTCTCCCTGGACGACGCCCTGGGCGCGGGGGCGGTGATCGAGGCCCTTCTGAACCTCACCGGCACCGCCGCCGGCGCCCTGGATCCGGCGGCCCCGGGGCAGGCGGGCCCGTGGCGGCTGACCGACGCTGCCCGCGCGGCCCTTGTTCTCTGGGAGCACCACCGCAGCGGCGTGGCGGCCGCCCTGGCGGGTTGCCACCACGGGCGGCTGCTGGTGGCGGCCGGGTTCGGTCCCGACATCGACGCCGCGGCCCAGGTGGACGCGGCGGATTTCGCCATCACCTGGCAGGCCGCGCCGGGCGTGCCCGAATCCGCCGGCGGGGGCTGGTTCGTGCCGACACATTTCCCGGGAAATCGAGGGGCGTCGGACCGTGGCATGTAGGCGTCGGAGCGTGGCGGGCCGTCGCCGGTAAGCGGCCGGGGACGCCGGGAAGCCATGCACCCGGCATCCCGGCGTCCCCGGCCGCCCCTGCCATGGGCCGGCGGCGTCCCCGGCGGCGCCGGGCGCCGGTCTCCCGGAGCCTACGTCTCCGCCGCCAGCGCTCGGTCCAGGTCCCGCAGCCAGCGGATCTCCGTAGCGTAGTCCAGCTCGCCGTCGATGGGCGTCTCCAGCAGCATGGGCAGCGCCCGCAGCTTCGCGTGGCGCAGCAGGTTGGCAAAGCCGGCGCGTCCGATCGCACCCTGGCCCATCTTCTCGTGGCGGTCCCGCCGCGCCCCGCAGGGAAACTTGCTGTCGTTGACGTGCAGGGCCTGCACCCGCTCCCAGCCCACGGCGCGGTCCACGTCCTCCACCAGCCGCTCCACCGCCGCCGGATCGCGCCAGTCGTACCCGGCGGCGAACAGGTGACACGTGTCCAGGCACACGCCCACCCGCGCCGGCCAGCCCAGCCCCTCCAGGATGGCCCGCAGCTCCTCCAGGCGGCCGCCCACCTCGCTGCCCTGGCCCGACATGGTTTCCAGCAGCAACCACGGCGCGCCGGGCTCCTCCAGCAGGGGAAGAACCGGCTCGATGGCCGCCACGATCCGCCGGATCCCGTCGGCAGGGTCGCCCTCCACGTAGCTGCCCGGATGGGTGACGGCCGCGTCGGCCCCCACCCAGCGGCACCGCTCCAGGTCTTCGCGCAGGACGCGGCGGGCGAACTCGTAGGCCTCGGTCTTGGGCGAGGCCAGGTTCACGGTGTAGGGAATGTGGGCGATGACGTAGCGCAGGCCCACCTCCTCCCGGCGCCGGAACCACCGGTCCCGCTCCGCCTCGTCCACCTGGCGCTGGGCGCCGCCGCGGGGGTTGCGGGGGAAGAACTGGAGGGCGTTGGCCTCCACCCGGGCCGCCATGTCCGCCGCCGCGGGAAAGCCTTTGGCCACCGACAGGTGGCAGCCCACCACCAAAGGCGGGCGGCCGTCACCGGCGCCATCGCCGGTCCGTCCTGCGGGGTCGGAAGGTGCGGGATGCGTGTCCAAGGGCGCTGCCTCCTTGCCCTGATCTCCTGCCTGGCGGGCCCGCGCCCCGGGCGCCGATGGCCCGCGCGGCTTCCCCCGGCGGGCACCGTCCGGCACCGTTCGACCGGGCGCTTTCAAGCCGGAACGACTTCGCCTTTACGGCGCCGGCCGCTGCTCCGGCCCGCCGGCCGCGGCCAGGGCGTCGATCTCCGCCGCGACCCGCCGCTCCGCCTCGGACCAGCCGCTGAGCAGCGTCCCCACCGCCGCCGCCAGCCCCTGGCGCAACCGGGCGTAGTCGGCGGCGGCGATCTTGCCCGCCCGGTAGTCGTACTCCAGCTCCGCCAGCTCGGCCATCACCCGGGCGCGCCCGGTGGCCAGGGCGGGCCGCGGCCACAGGGAGAACAGGGTTCCGGCCACCACCAGGTACCCACCGACCCACACCCACGCCACCATGGGGTTCAGATAGAACTCGAAGCCCGCCGTCTCCCCTTCCCAGCCGCCCAGCACCACGTACAGGTCGCGGCTCCAGGAGGTCAGCATGGCCACCTCCGGGATCGCGCCCATGGTCTCGGTGAAGCCCGGGTAGAACCGCCGTTCAGGCTGCAGCCGCCCCAGCTCCCGGCCGTCCCGGGACACCGTCAGGTCGGCGTACACCGCGGGCACGCCTTCGGCCACCCGCTGGCCCAGGCCGTGGTACGTGATGGTGAACGCGTCGATGGTGTAGCTCTCGCCGGGTTCGAGCCCCACCGCCCGAACCTGCTGGTAGCCGTACATGCCGGTCAGGCCGATCATCACCAGGACCACGCCCAGATGGACCACGTACCCGCCGTACCGCCGGGGGTTCCGGTTCAGCATCTGCCAGAAGCCCCGCAGGGAGCGGTCGCCGGTGGCGGCGACGCGGGCGGCGTAGGCGGCGGCCACGTCGGCCAGGGTCGCCGTGGCGACGAAGAAGGCGATGGCGAAACCGGCCACGATGGGCGGCTCCCGCAGCCCCAGCGCCACCAGGGCCACCGCCAGGGCCAGGGCCCCCACCACCGGCAGGGCCAGCAGCCGCCGCACCCGCGGCCAGGACGCCCGCCGCCAGGCCAGGACGGGCGCCACCCCCATGAGGATCATCATGGCGAAGAGCAAAGGCACGCCCACCCAGTTGAAGAAGGGCGGCCCCACCGACACCTGGGCGCCGAAGAGGGGCGTCACCAGAGGCAGGATCGTCCCCCAGAACACCGCGAAGGTCAGCCCCGTCAACAGCAGGTTGTTCAGCAGGAACCCGGTCTCCTTGGAGAAGGCCGACTCGGGCCGCCGGTCGTCGGCCAGCAGCGGCGCCCGGTCGATGAGCAGGTAGACCGTCACCGCCAGGGCGAGGCCCAGGAAGCCCAGGAACCACGGGCTGGTGGGGGAGGCGATGAAGGCATGGACCGACGAAAGGATGCCGCTGCGGGTGACGAAGGTTCCGAAGATGGTCAGGAGGAAGACGAAGATCACCAGCCCCACGTTCCACCGCTTCAGCATCCCGCGTTTCTCCTGCACCAGCGACGAGTGGATGAACGCGGTGGCCAGCAGCCACGGCATCAGGGCGGAATTCTCCACGGGATCCCAGGCCCAGACGCCGCCCCAGCCCAGCTCGGTGTACGCCCAGCGCGAGCCGACCAGGATGCCCACCGACAGGAACAGCCACGCCAGCAGGGTCCACCGCCGGGTCACGCGGATCCAGGTATCGCCGGCGTTCCGCGTCCACAGGGCGGCCATGGCGAAGGCGAAGGGCACGGCCATGCCCACGTAGCCCAGGTAGAGGGTCAAGGGGTGGGAGACCATCCACGGGTTCTGCAGCAGCGGGTTCATCCCGCGACCGTCGGCGGGCGGGTTGGGCAGCACCTGGAAGGGGCCGGAGACCACGGCCACCTGCAGGGCGAAGAACGCGGCCACGATCCCCAGGGTGGTCAGGGCATAGGGCAAAAGGTTGGGCACGACCCGCCGGGCGGTGAAGGCCACCGCCGCCGTGTAGCCGCTGAGCAGCCAGAGCCAGAAGAGCAGGGACCCCTCCTGGCCCGACCACAGCGCGCTGATCTTGTAGGGCGTCGGCATGTAACGGCTGGACTGGCTGGCCACGTAACGGAAGGAGAAGTCGTCGGTGAAGAGGGCGTACACCAAGATGGCCACGGCCGCCGTGACCGTGACGAACAGGCCCGCTGCCAGCCAGCGGGCAGGTGGCATGAAGCGCAGCCGCCAGCGCCATCGCCCCTCCAGGGGCGCCCAGACGGCCAGCGCCAGGGCCAGCACCAGGGCCAGGATGGTCAAGCCGTGTCCCACGTAGGCCATCGCGGTCCTCCTTCACCGCCCTCTTTCCGCGTTTCCGCGCCGTCCCCCGCTCCCGCCGCGCTTTTGCCCGTTCGCACCCCTCCTGCCGGTCCCGCCCGGCGCCCGGACCGCGTCCGAGGGCCCCCGGGGCCGGCGCGCTCACATCCACCGGCGCACGTCGTCGTCCAGCGGGTCGCCGGCCGCGGGGACGGGACCACCCGTCGCGGAATGCGCGGCCTGCTCCGGGCCGCCGCCAGGGCTTTCAAGGCGAGCGGCCTTCCCATCGCGGGCCGGGGGGGCCGGTTCGTCCCCGGAGAGCGAGGATGCACCGGGATGCCACGCCCCGGCCGGTGCCGCCTGCGGTGCCCCCTGGGATGCCGGGCGCCGGCCCCGCCACCACCAGGCCAGCACGCCGGCCCCCGCGGCCACCGCCAGGAAGGGCCCGGCCCAGCCGAGAAGAAACCATCCGTGCCGGGGCGGCATGTACACCACCCAGGCACCGTAGCGGTCGGCGAAGGAT
Proteins encoded in this window:
- a CDS encoding deoxyribonuclease IV, translating into MDTHPAPSDPAGRTGDGAGDGRPPLVVGCHLSVAKGFPAAADMAARVEANALQFFPRNPRGGAQRQVDEAERDRWFRRREEVGLRYVIAHIPYTVNLASPKTEAYEFARRVLREDLERCRWVGADAAVTHPGSYVEGDPADGIRRIVAAIEPVLPLLEEPGAPWLLLETMSGQGSEVGGRLEELRAILEGLGWPARVGVCLDTCHLFAAGYDWRDPAAVERLVEDVDRAVGWERVQALHVNDSKFPCGARRDRHEKMGQGAIGRAGFANLLRHAKLRALPMLLETPIDGELDYATEIRWLRDLDRALAAET
- a CDS encoding 2-phosphosulfolactate phosphatase — translated: MPVLHVLWTAGDVARHQFEPDEAAVVFDVLRATTTMTAALAAGARAVGAVADPEVAFALRDRIQPAPLLAGEENMVRRPGFDMGNSPLEMEPGRVRDRIVVLCTTNGTRATSAALAAGCRRLLAASLRNRTATARALLAGPEPARITLICAGTKGAFSLDDALGAGAVIEALLNLTGTAAGALDPAAPGQAGPWRLTDAARAALVLWEHHRSGVAAALAGCHHGRLLVAAGFGPDIDAAAQVDAADFAITWQAAPGVPESAGGGWFVPTHFPGNRGASDRGM
- a CDS encoding heme lyase CcmF/NrfE family subunit encodes the protein MAYVGHGLTILALVLALALAVWAPLEGRWRWRLRFMPPARWLAAGLFVTVTAAVAILVYALFTDDFSFRYVASQSSRYMPTPYKISALWSGQEGSLLFWLWLLSGYTAAVAFTARRVVPNLLPYALTTLGIVAAFFALQVAVVSGPFQVLPNPPADGRGMNPLLQNPWMVSHPLTLYLGYVGMAVPFAFAMAALWTRNAGDTWIRVTRRWTLLAWLFLSVGILVGSRWAYTELGWGGVWAWDPVENSALMPWLLATAFIHSSLVQEKRGMLKRWNVGLVIFVFLLTIFGTFVTRSGILSSVHAFIASPTSPWFLGFLGLALAVTVYLLIDRAPLLADDRRPESAFSKETGFLLNNLLLTGLTFAVFWGTILPLVTPLFGAQVSVGPPFFNWVGVPLLFAMMILMGVAPVLAWRRASWPRVRRLLALPVVGALALAVALVALGLREPPIVAGFAIAFFVATATLADVAAAYAARVAATGDRSLRGFWQMLNRNPRRYGGYVVHLGVVLVMIGLTGMYGYQQVRAVGLEPGESYTIDAFTITYHGLGQRVAEGVPAVYADLTVSRDGRELGRLQPERRFYPGFTETMGAIPEVAMLTSWSRDLYVVLGGWEGETAGFEFYLNPMVAWVWVGGYLVVAGTLFSLWPRPALATGRARVMAELAELEYDYRAGKIAAADYARLRQGLAAAVGTLLSGWSEAERRVAAEIDALAAAGGPEQRPAP
- a CDS encoding cytochrome c-type biogenesis protein yields the protein MARPSWLWIVVLAATLVVAPLLAWQLGQVDPLEREARSLERSLRCPVCEGQSVADSNSAVALEMRQEIRRLLEEGRSRDEILQSFADRYGAWVVYMPPRHGWFLLGWAGPFLAVAAGAGVLAWWWRGRRPASQGAPQAAPAGAWHPGASSLSGDEPAPPARDGKAARLESPGGGPEQAAHSATGGPVPAAGDPLDDDVRRWM